The Paenarthrobacter aurescens region CGGACACCATGACGTATTTGACGGCGCTGTTGCCGGTGGCCCAGGGAGTGGCCGTCTATAAAGCACTGACCCGGGCGGCTGATTCGGCCCGTTCCAGCGGGGACGCTGGTTCGGGTGGTGCTTCCGGTTCAGGTAGTTCTGTCCCGACGCGCGGCCAGGTCATGGCCGACACCCTGGTGGAGCGGGTGACGGGGACCCCGGGCGGGTTTTCGGGGATCAACCTGGATCTGGTGATGACGGACAGGACCCTGTTCCAGGGCGACAGTGAACCGGCACGGCTTCAGGGATACGGGATCGTCCCAGCGGAGTGGGGGAGAACTGTTGTTGCGGAGCAGGCAACGCCGGATGCGGAGCTCACCGTCTGGCTTCGTCGACTGTACACGGCGCCGGGCACGGGAGAACTCCTCGCCACGGATTCGAAGGCCCGGCTTTTCACCGGCCGGTTGAGGCGGTTCATCGAGACCAGGGATGCGACGTGTCGGACGCCGTATTGTGATGCGCCCATCCGGCATATTGATCATGTGGTGTCCTGGAATTCCGGCGGGAAAACGAACCCTTCGAACGGCGCAGGGCTGTGCGAAGCCTGCAACCACACCAAAGAACACCCCGGGTGGACTGCCACAACGCTCCACGGGAAATCACACGCGGGCGCTCATGGCGTGCACACCCTGGAAATCAGCACCCCCACCGGCCACACGTACCAATCCAAAGCCCCACCCCTGCCAGGACACCACCCCATAAGAACCTAGACAGCCCGCCAGCAGA contains the following coding sequences:
- a CDS encoding HNH endonuclease signature motif containing protein, which gives rise to MERIGESRAGAGVSRALVPAAAANVQLGAARPNSVSGGLVEQLRVLEEMKSAITALQARVAVAFDLAQRVEQAEAGVPAAERGQGVGAQVALARRESPNRGSRLLGLAKALVVEMPRTMAALQAGLLNEWRATLLVKETACLSVEDRAAVDEELAADTGTFDGKGDKAIVAAAKAAAYRRDPRSVAGRAARAASERMVSLRPAPDTMTYLTALLPVAQGVAVYKALTRAADSARSSGDAGSGGASGSGSSVPTRGQVMADTLVERVTGTPGGFSGINLDLVMTDRTLFQGDSEPARLQGYGIVPAEWGRTVVAEQATPDAELTVWLRRLYTAPGTGELLATDSKARLFTGRLRRFIETRDATCRTPYCDAPIRHIDHVVSWNSGGKTNPSNGAGLCEACNHTKEHPGWTATTLHGKSHAGAHGVHTLEISTPTGHTYQSKAPPLPGHHPIRT